In the genome of Brachypodium distachyon strain Bd21 chromosome 3, Brachypodium_distachyon_v3.0, whole genome shotgun sequence, the window CATAAACTTCCTTTTCATTTAATGAACCATTGACCGAATGATAGCATTGGGATGTGTAGCTTCATTTTCCAagacctccttcaccttccaaaACTCATGGAAAACAAGATTGGATGTTGGATACAAGGAACCTGAAAATACCACCGTATCATTGTAGAAGACCTCTAAGAGGGTGACCATCTCTCTAGCCAAATTCCATTGCTCAGCTGAGGGAGCACAAAGATAAGCAGGGTCTTGAATATCTAAAGCATCAAATGCTCTCTTAAAGACTAAAATAGTCTTCATCATCAAGTAGGTCGAGTTCCACCTAGTGGTAACATCCAAGCACACACTCTTCTCATATTCAATGCCTTCTTGAGCTACAATATCTTTAAATTTTTGTCTTCTTGCTTCGGAGCTTCGAACAAACAGCACACTCTCTCTGATATTATTGATAGCTGCAGACCCAACTTTTAAGCCATCTtgtaccatcaaattaagaacATGAGCAGCACAACGATGGTGTAACATCTCCCCTTTTCCAACTAGAAGTTCCCATCCTAGCAGATTGCTTTTCACAAAGTTAACCATCGAATCATTTACTGATGCATTGTCCAACGTTATGCCGAAGACCTTATCCTCCACGCTCCATTCAGTCATGGTCTTCAAGATAACATTGAAAAG includes:
- the LOC100831259 gene encoding zinc finger BED domain-containing protein RICESLEEPER 2, with protein sequence MTEWSVEDKVFGITLDNASVNDSMVNFVKSNLLGWELLVGKGEMLHHRCAAHVLNLMVQDGLKVGSAAINNIRESVLFVRSSEARRQKFKDIVAQEGIEYEKSVCLDVTTRWNSTYLMMKTILVFKRAFDALDIQDPAYLCAPSAEQWNLAREMVTLLEVFYNDTVVFSGSLKFMKYWKLMYLTICVPVILDLRFKYEYLEYQLKDDAEIEGQTYMIAVKRAFKELFNAYSSCDDGPSVDVEVMETSVAVVKTITEDFVYDTDGNSA